In one Rhopalosiphum padi isolate XX-2018 chromosome 3, ASM2088224v1, whole genome shotgun sequence genomic region, the following are encoded:
- the LOC132927424 gene encoding uncharacterized protein LOC132927424 isoform X1: MIMDTTSTANIAQQQSPAYGLMKRGKRGAAALIAADCCNAAADTATIQQQQQDDGSGDAAAADSALTRCKLLDDMLDVLLNPYDAIGEWNNLDWLRWLMAGGKTLDEFSSAVKVYDYGTCCGLVWTANYVAYRCRTCSISPCMSLCGDCFKRGDHTGHDFNMFRSQAGGACDCGDTSVMKPDGFCRKHSSTNNIDGTSTSSNSGCKQPPADLLRVAERIMPRLLLRLVQYLRENSKIADSRASNTSHIPPGVASSAAAAAAAAAAGLPNPQQSLLLIDLDPFLGMLHDLGALGAAMRRVMTVSLTNERIYRWACDYYSSTGNFVNDSNIQQQQQQQQQTIYTIYTDKVRRYYAEAIHQYTTSTSSSSSSSSNRRRRRSNTRIGDVIHDSNSLSNSEDDDDDEDDEFGQDDWLVDGQNCTGRKNKLNHSSFLQEIVFWTVRYEFPQKMVCFLLNMLPDAAYKEALTEAFVMHYGCVARVLATTRDSDTLSNHIVHISVQLFSNEALATRMVDKLGLLRIMVSSLRRMMTKILIPSTLLDPMKNRHRVVDCSKAVMKEHCYWPLVSDLNNVLSHRPIAVKFMCDDRLLDSWFSYLSMFQGMNVNCRELGHHVEFEPNTYYAAFSAELEASAYPMWAMLSHLTSADTLSLSSRVLRACLKRLRKWLVDVGYYSNQNENRRFDDITSSTSNSIITSTNPVQRFDDRHQFTFHLPLHRYLAVFLCQAVRAQGAHIEDIIPRSNKENSAERDSLLIAIASHPVRAQSAFYEIMQGTWVRNGLQIKGQAMTYIQSNFCISMVDADIYLLQLCLSELSDANIFMSLILEKFKVYDWMHAVKNGGLPQVMDSEEYDAAPSMEGLLVFLATLIGVRTNLCSDEDYDYCQSQLEMVTLLCVSDKTHSQLMELMPERCGGIQTSATTTTSPINTSGDGASRNPPSLDQESPPSMRDFETVLQAVAEYKRPQFEASGNMQQGLYVPLAHVWKKLYDPVHVLLRAVHRRDFQSSMDRYTTFMRSIGVLKQNQNTWPPYRMPQKHHPAYRNPCRALLTKIFYAVVWHCLYRSTIYRDISEHTLSLLVYLLDQAWICYDNAPIDTSEFYNQEPMDTDPPTNQSASSSAALSKEYFFKESHFSPPKRRIKLILANPNSVPVTSKETTLLLLNHWYDHDNLALNFCTTITHVELPPPFTRYFFGGEATSATSNVTAASTMATNLFDYFTSSVAAAASVASSSSPITVPHNFEPGNSQQQPNVVPSLATIAGNEIPLPGSSIPTRPPFYSLNAAAAATSSTMADSALNRVKQRLQFLRPPPKTDSLTHEQHQSSSSSYDNVPIIDLTFPECPFEFLNDNETSILAIDKNQTVIEVDDQQNSSVSVNESIISLLLKLHSQLSGEPDSYQPPVLSHQSTTSNNLIDGTMTSENDDIQEVPPCGDGAFFVGRLLDRIARRSKLCYDCILHTKKALWPIAVVLRETASRDDEERERRERKRRARDKQRQMMEEMARAQRAFLESARRSGDLDSTDTQLQSSSGTTSNMECDIPAPSVELSTSTACSSEAATTSMLANTIVEIDENSSSSNSTTTKESATNILGSDQHETTLTVDCVICNQTVSVQIEQQRQDPVGLVILVQGTNVLAHRRHIVSQPIISTNQYNVNNINTTEYQQQPLDTEKTTGLTNINNVENSCVVNNEQNYYHFWPALPPLNSHQHHQQSTSVVNDSKSLQQHSQPIVTTIADNYDATTYASHSDRRKRLMSQYFNNLDKADFEVGSLTTTTSATPIGGNVHVQTCGHHLHLRCWSSYLASLRGAQRFNADRGEYSCPLCRQLANSLMPLIPEVSIDQNQQQRGCAPINNIITTSAMSDAVSKLTELVKQQEYESPNPEPSSDAVCCSETSASVFFGDTENIVNRHPLHQNVNHHRFIDYFELNDEVHNINPAAGGEDEIDDNVGEEEDLDLDSEEDPLLSAVNRCVSDMISMTIVTAAAQTVSLPHTLISTQIEKMYKIRWHSVVSVAWTNIQVELVQRNNSLIEQLQQDQSSIHHGNNYYRRLNLFSTTAVNATDINGSNNYYNMLPKRNCIAPLLKVLRASARSLMAKYQTPDYNPISDVWYKLIGCDQPRQQLSNTYPPLMMRDPCSVLLQLVLLLPTLDRDLFDTLIKLTYNMQLYIAGLKVASTWNRNCKFNRQLYHRRRHHSGFNTRKISTKTEERTDGSTSAQMDLDDEHNNKLSSLSMDITEVDNTLPLTPLFSQVVALAKTIVFLSDDDETEIVNIGSIVNNDDEFMMHQEDEGVENVVSDEKLDRSIDASENDEENMLLLESYGRRSTLPFLRFAALLKKYINEDDDDNLEDHPEFTMSSSQLSNFNVEQNKQKEQLLDGQVRHSHKLSPPSVEVNYNVNFSSTNSSHHHQHWSKDDYEYLMLARYLKLLNNNEEAHEVSGHCEESYSYSCSIENNDNQNQNNYEKRQSMPLLPPSAMEAVIWPQWSYNTNDISNKISTTISRTWFTCFRESLTTKIPKATIIGENTTTIVSSAAAEIDPNSKATTSANIIMAARMLLFADCCDGGGVTDDTNAGILDSSRSLFPPINWTGPRLLKLPHLYDDVFQYYHGRACHRCHGVPRETSVCLVCGTVVCLKENCCKTNHIYEAVQHSLECGGGTGMFLVVTSSSVVVIRGKRACLWGSVYLDAFGEEDRELKRGKPLYLSAERYRLLEHQWLAHRFDHTNKKWVWHRDAL; this comes from the exons ATGATAATGGACACTACGTCGACTGCTAATATTGCACAGCAGCAGTCGCCTGCTTATGGACTCATGAAACGAGGGAAACGTGGTGCAGCTGCACTCATTGCAGCTGATTGTTGTAATGCTGCAGCTGATACGGCTACCATCCAACAACAGCAGCAAGATGATGGTAGCGGAGATGCAGCTGCAGCTGATTCCGCTCTAACCCGTTGTAAATTACTGGACGATATGCTGGACGTGCTGCTTAATCCATACGATGCAATTGGCGAGTGGAATAATTTGGACTGGTTACGTTGGTTAATGGCCGGTGGTAAAACCCTAGATGAATTTAGTAGTGCag ttaAAGTATATGATTACGGCACATGTTGTGGCCTCGTTTGGACAGCCAATTATGTAGCATATAGATGTCGTACTTGTAGTATATCGCCTTGTATGTCTCTGTGTGGAGATTGTTTTAAGCGTGGTGATCATACAGGTCATGATTTCAATATGTTTCGTTCTCAAGCAGGAGGGGCATGTGATTGTGGAGATACGAGTGTAATGAAACCTGAtgg gtTTTGTCGTAAACATAGcagtacaaataatattgacgGTACTAGTACCAGCAGTAATAGTGGTTGTAAACAACCTCCAGCCGATTTGTTGAGGGTAGCTGAGAGAATAATGCCAAGACTTTTGTTACGACTTGTGCAGTATTTACGTGAAAACAG caaaattGCTGATTCTAGAGCAAGCAATACATCACATATACCACCAGGTGTTGCAAgttctgctgctgctgctgctgctgctgctgctgctggatTACCAAATCCGCAACAAAGTTTATTACTTATAGACTTAGACCCATTTTTGGGTATGTTACACGACCTTGGTGCTCTTGGAGCTGCTATGCGACGTGTCATGACTGTATCTTTGACCAATGAAAGA ataTACCGATGGGCATGTGATTACTACAGTAGCACTGGCAATTTTGTTAATGATTCTAAtatacaacaacaacagcagcagcaacaacagactatttatactatatacacagaTAAGGTGCGTCGTTATTATGCTGAAGCTATACATCAATACACTACCTCaacatcatcgtcgtcgtcatcatcaAGCAATCGTCGACGACGTCGTAGTAACACAAGGATTGGAGATGTTATACATGACAGTAATAGTCTTAGTAATTCTgaagacgacgacgatgatgaagATGATGAATTTGGACAag atgattGGCTCGTTGATGGTCAGAATTGTACTGGACGAAAGAACAAATTGAATCATTCCAGTTTTTTGCAAGAGATTGTTTTTTGGACTGTTCGATATGAGTTTCCTCAAAAGATGGTCTGCTTTCTGTTGAACATGTTGCCTGATGCGGCATACAAGGAAGCATTGACTGAAGCATTTGTTATGCATTATGGATGTGTTGCTCGTGTTTTGGCCACAACAAGAGATTCGGATACTCTTTCTAACCATATTGTTCACATTAGTGTTCAATTGTTTAGTAATGAAGCATTAGCTACACGCATGGTCGACAAATTAGGATTACTTAGAATAATGGTATCAAGCTTAAGGCGCATGATGACAAAAATACTGATACCTTCAACGTTACTTG atcCCATGAAAAACAGACACAGGGTTGTAGATTGTTCAAAGGCTGTTATGAAAGAGCATTGTTATTGGCCACTGGTCAGCGATCTAAACAATGTTTTATCGCATAGGCCAATTGCAGTTAAATTCATGTGTGATGACCGTTTATTAGATTCATggttttcatatttatcaatgttTCAAG GAATGAATGTTAATTGTCGAGAGTTGGGACATCATGTTGAATTTGAACCAAACACTTATTATGCTGCTTTTAGTGCTGAACTTGAAGCTAGTGCATATCCTATGTGGGCCATGCTGTCACATCTTACATCTGCTGACACTTTGTCGTTATCCTCTCGTGTGTTACGTGCTTGTCTTAAACGTCTCCGTAAATGGCTTGTAGATGTAGGTTACTACTCTAATCAGAATGAGAATCGGAGATTTGATGATATTACTTCCTCTACTAGTAACAGTATAATTACTAGCACGAACCCAGTTCAACGATTTGATGATCGCCATCAGTTCACTTTTCACTTGCCTTTGCACCGGTATTTGGCAGTATTTTTATGTCAAGCTGTGCGTGCACAAGGTGCTCATATTGAAGACATTATACCACGAAGCAATAAGGAAAATTCAGCTGAAAGAGACTCATTGTTAATAGCAATTGCTTCACATCCTGTACGCGCTCAATCAGCATTCTATGAAATTATGCAGGGTACATGGGTGCGTAATGGCCTACAAATTAAAGGTCAAGCTATGACGTATATCCAATCAAATTTTTGTATATCTATGGTAGATGCTGACATATATTTACTTCAACTTTGTCTATCTGAATTATCAGATGCCAACATATTCATGTCTTTAATATTGGAAAA gtttAAAGTGTATGATTGGATGCATGCAGTCAAAAATGGGGGATTACCTCAAGTAATGGATTCAGAAGAATATGATGCAGCACCTAGTATGGAAGGCTTATTAGTTTTCCTTGCTACTTTAATAGGTGTTCGTACCAATTTAT gttcTGATGAAGATTATGATTATTGTCAGTCACAATTAGAAATggttacattattatgtgtttcTGATAAAACACACAGTCAATTAATGGAACTAATGCCTGAGCGCTGTGGTGGTATTCAAACTAGCGCTACAACTACTACTAGTCCTATAAATACCAGTGGTGATGGTGCATCTCGAAATCCTCCCTCCCTTGACCAAGAATCTCCACCATCTATGCGGGATTTTGAAACTGTATTACAAGCt gTAGCAGAATATAAAAGACCTCAATTTGAAGCATCTGGTAACATGCAACAAGGACTGTATGTGCCTTTAGCACATGTCTGGAAAAAATTGTACGATCCAGTGCATGTCCTTTTAAGAGCTGTACATAGACGTGACTTCCAATCATCCATGGATCGTTACACAACTTT TATGCGTTCTATCGGAGTGCtgaaacaaaatcaaaatacttGGCCACCGTATAGGATGCCGCAAAAACACCATCCAGCGTATCGCAATCCTTGCAGAGCACTATTGACTAAGATATTTTATGCTGTGGTCTGGCATTGCTTATACCGTTCAACAATTTATCGAGATATTAGTGAACATACACTTAGTTTACTGGTCTATCTCCTTGACCAAGCATGGATATGTTATGATAACGCTCCCATTGACACTAGTGAATTTTATAATCAAGAACCAATGGATACAGATCCACCAACTAATCAGTCTGCATCATCATCAGCAGCTTTATCTAAAGAATATTTCTTTAAAGAGAGCCACTTTTCTCCACCAAAAAGAaggatcaaattaattttagcaaATCCTAATAGTGTACCAGTTACTTCTAAAGAAACAACACTCTTGCTATTGAATCATTGGTATGATCATGACAATTTGGCATTAAATTTTTGTACTACTATCACACATGTTGAGTTGCCACCCCCTTTCACTCGTTATTTTTTTGGTGGAGAAGCAACTAGTGCTACTTCTAATGTAACGGCTGCTTCAACAATGGCAaccaatttatttgattattttacatCATCTGTAGCAGCAGCTGCTTCTGTTGCTAGCTCTTCATCACCAATTACTGTTCCTCATAACTTTGAACCTg GTAACTCACAACAACAACCTAATGTTGTTCCATCCTTGGCTACAATAGCTGGAAATGAAATACCTCTACCTGGTTCTTCTATTCCTACACGTCCAcctttttatagtttaaatgctGCAGCAGCTGCTACATCTTCTACAATgg caGATTCTGCGTTAAATCGTGTTAAACAACGTTTGCAATTCTTACGTCCTCCACCAAAAACAGATTCGCTTACACATGAACAACATCagtcatcatcgtcatcatatGATAATGTGCCAATTATTGATCTTACCTTTCCTGAATGTCCATTTGAGTTTCTTAATGATAATGAAACATCAATATTGgcaattgataaaaat cagACAGTGATAGAAGTTGATGATCAACAAAATTCATCGGTATCTGTAAATGAGAGTATCATTTCCTTGCTCTTAAAATTGCACTCACAGTTGTCGGGTGAACCAGATTCATATCAGCCGCCTGTATTATCACATCAATCAACcacttcaaataatttaattgacgGGACCATGACATCAGAAAATGATGATATCCAAGAAGTTCCGCCATGTGGTGATGGGGCATTTTTTGTAGGTCGTTTGTTAGATAGGATAGCTAGAAGGTCGAAATTATGTTATGATTGCATATTGCATACTAAAAAGGCTTTATGGCCAATCGCAGTAGTATTGCGAGAAACTGCTTCAAGGGATGATGAAGAGCGTGAGCGGCGGGAACGTAAACGCCGGGCCCGTGACAAGCAACGACAAATGATGGAGGAAATGGCACGAGCCCAACGTGCATTTCTTGAAAGTGCACGTCGCTCGGGAGATCTAGATTCTACTGATACACAATTACAATCTTCCAGTGGCACTACTTCAAACATGGAATGTGACATACCGGCTCCTTCTGTGGAGCTATCTACTTCAACTGCTTGTAGTAGTGAAGCAGCCACTACCTCGATGTTGGCAAATACTATAGTTGAAATAGATGaaaatagtagtagtagtaatagtactaCAACAAAAGAATCGGCAACTAATATTCTTGGATCTGATCAACACGAAACCACATTGACCGTAGATTGTGTGATTTGTAATCAAACTGTAAGTGTACAGATAGAGCAACAGCGTCAAGATCCAGTAGGATTAGTGATATTGGTTCAA ggTACAAACGTTTTAGCACATAGACGGCATATTGTTTCACAACCAATAATATCAACAAATCaatacaatgttaataatataaatactaccgAGTATCAGCAACAACCATTAGATACAGAAAAAACCACTGGTctcacaaatattaataatgttgagaatagTTGTGTAGTCAAcaatgaacaaaattattatcatttttggcCTGCTCTACCACCATTGAATTCGCATCAACATCACCAACAATCTACATCTGtagtaaatgattctaaatcACTGCAACAACATAGTCAACCAATTGTGACAACAATTGCTGATAATTACGATGCAACTACATATGCTTCACATTCTGATCGACGCAAACGTTTGAtgtcacaatattttaat aACTTGGATAAGGCTGATTTTGAAGTTGGATCTCTTACAACTACTACTAGTGCTACTCCAATTGGTGGTAATGTCCATGTACAAACCTGTGGTCATCATTTACATTTGAGGTGTTGGAGTTCATATCTTGCATCGTTACGTGGTGCTCAGCGTTTTAATGCAGACCG TGGTGAATATAGTTGTCCACTTTGTCGGCAATTAGCCAATTCTTTAATGCCATTAATACCAGAAGTTTCTATCGATCAAAACCAGCAACAACGAGGCTGTGCccctattaacaatattattaccacaAGTGCTATGTCTGATGCTGTGAGTAAATTGACAGAACTAGTAAAACAGCAAGAATATGAATCACCAAATCCAGAACCATCTAGTGATGCTGTTTGCTGCAGTGAAACATCAGCTTCTGTTTTCTTTGGTGATACAGAGAATATTGTTAATCGACATCCCTTGCATCAGAATGTTAATCACCAtcgttttattgattattttgag ttaaatgatgaagtacataatattaatcctGCTGCTGGTGGAGAAGATGAAATTGATGACAATGTAGGAGAGGAAGAAGATTTAGATTTAGACAGTGAAGAAGATCCTTTATTAAGTGCTGTTAATAGATGTGTGAGCGATATGATTTCTATGACTATAGTCACAGCTGCAGCTCAAACTGTATCATTGCCACACACATTGATATCAACtcaaatagaaaaaatgtacaaaataagaTGGCATAGTGTTGTATCTGTGGCTTGGACAAATATCCAAGTGGAATTGGTGCAGCGCAACAACAGTCTTATAGAACAACTGCAGCAAGATCAGTCATCAATACATcacggtaataattattatcgtcgaCTCAATTTGTTTTCTACTACTGCAGTTAATGCTACAGACATTAATGGcagcaataattattacaacatgCTACCCAAGCGCaattgtatag CACCATTGTTAAAAGTATTGCGTGCGAGTGCTCGGTCTTTGATGGCCAAATACCAAACTCCCGATTATAATCCCATTAGTGATGTATGGTACAAATTAATTGGTTGCGATCAGCCTCGACAACAATTAAGCAATACTTATCCACCATTAATGATGCGTGATCCATGCTCTGTACTCTTACAACTTGTTTTGTTATTACCTACTCTAGACCGTG ATTTGTTTGATACATTAATCAAACTCACTTACAACATGCAATTGTATATAGCTGGGTTGAAAGTCGCCTCTACATGGAATCGTAACTGTAAATTCAACCGCCAACTTTATCACCGCCGACGACATCACAGTGGTTTCAATACaagaaaaatatcaacaaaaactGAAGAAAGAACTGATGGAAGCACTAGTGCTCAGATGGATTTAGATGatgaacacaataataaattatcatcattgTCTATGGATATAACCGAAGTTGACAATACACTACCATTAACACCTTTATTTTCACAAGTTGTAGCTTTAGCCAAAACAATAGTGTTTTTATCGGATGATGATGAAACGGAAATAGTCAACATTGGTTCAATagttaataatgatgatgaattTATGATGCACCAAGAAGATGAAGGTGTTGAAAATGTTGTTAGTGATGAAAAACTTGACAGGTCAATAGATGCTTCAGAAAATGACGAAGAAAATATGTTGCTTCTAGAATCTTATGGAAGACGAAGTACACTGCCATTTTTGCGGTTTGCTGctctattgaaaaaatatattaatgaagatgatgatgataatcTAGAAGACCACCCAGAATTCACAATGTCATCGTCACAACttagtaattttaatgtagaacaaaacaaacaaaaagaaCAACTATTGGATGGCCAAGTGCGTCATAGCCATAAACTTTCACCACCATCGGTTGAAGTTAACTACAACGTCAATTTTTCTAGTACAAATTCTTCTCATCATCATCAACATTGGTCAAAAGACGATTATGAATACCTAATGCTCGCTCGGTatctaaaactattaaataataatgaagaaGCTCATGAGGTCAGTGGTCATTGTGAAGAAAGCTATAGCTACAGTTGTTCCATTGAAAATAACGACAATCAAAATCAGAACAACTATGAAAAAAGACAAAGTATGCCATTGCTGCCACCGTCTGCCATGGAAGCTGTCATTTGGCCACAATGGTCATATAATACCAacgatataagtaataaaatttcaaCAACTATTTCTCGTACATGGTTTACATGTTTTCGTGAATCATTGACTACCAAAATACCTAAAGCCACTATCATCGGTGAAAATACTACTACCATTGTTTCTTCTGCTGCTGCTGAAATTGATCCAAATTCAAAAGCCACCACTTCAGCTAATATCATAATGGCTGCACGTATGTTACTTTTTGCTGACTGCTGTGATGGTGGTGGTGTCACTGATGACACCAACGCTGGTATCTTAGATAGCAGCCGTAGTTTATTCCCACCAATCAATTGGACGGGACCTCGATTGTTGAAGCTGCCACATCTATATGATGATGTTTTCCAGTACTATCATGGTAGGGCCTGTCATCGGTGTCATGGTGTGCCACGAGAGACTAGCGTGTGTTTGGTTTGTGGTACTGTGGTATGCCTGAAAGAAAATTGTTGTAAAACAAATCACATTTACGAAGCAGTACAA CACTCATTGGAATGTGGCGGTGGTACAGGTATGTTCTTAGTTGTGACTTCAAGTTCCGTTGTAGTAATTCGTGGCAAACGAGCATGTCTTTGGGGATCTGTTTACCTGGATGCATTTGGTGAAGAAGATCGGGAACTcaa ACGTGGAAAACCATTATATCTAAGTGCAGAACGATACAGACTGTTGGAACATCAGTGGTTGGCGCATAGATTTGATCACACTAATAAGAAATGGGTATGGCACAGAGATGcgttgtaa